The following proteins come from a genomic window of Primulina eburnea isolate SZY01 unplaced genomic scaffold, ASM2296580v1 ctg536_ERROPOS2741112+, whole genome shotgun sequence:
- the LOC140821349 gene encoding F-box protein At5g07610-like, with protein sequence MKTKIKLSKTTDEAGSAHIVASIHDLLVEILLRLPIKSLIGFKLVSKKWHSLITNPEFCYLRNPDPNPAIGLFLPCSGFRTDESFEFVPFSNQKSRNSPFNKLNFTKDPSGIRILQSCNGLLLCCSSWARVRNLKYYVYNPTTKNFSTLPNLEPRTGISNQIRGMSLAFDPTKSPHYTVVCIRGFETDEYRYQIESYSSNTGPWRICSEPFTAEANFENGVYFNGAIHWINTGIGDSLYFDIENQALETMQMPPIPHGWDWRDNFYFGESCGHLYYMDIRGSNIGFDVYEMKKDHSEWFVKYQVDLAPVVAVYPGMIRDGYDPTDWCYYAFSIFSLVADEEGGNSFLVLQIPGKVLRFNLDSKTFEMLHEFEGAEVEDCLRFSGTNGFQYMESLCCV encoded by the coding sequence ATGAAAACAAAAATCAAGCTATCCAAAACGACAGATGAGGCTGGATCAGCTCATATTGTTGCTTCAATCCACGATCTGTTGGTCGAAATTTTACTTCGTCTTCCCATCAAATCACTCATCGGTTTCAAACTAGTATCCAAGAAATGGCACTCTCTGATCACAAATCCTGAATTCTGTTATCTCCGGAACCCAGATCCCAATCCAGCCATCGGACTTTTCTTGCCCTGTTCTGGATTTCGGACCGACGAAAGCTTCGAATTTGTACCTTTTTCCAACCAAAAATCAAGGAACTCGCCGTTCAATAAGCTTAACTTCACCAAAGACCCTTCCGGCATCAGAATTTTGCAATCTTGCAATGGCTTGCTGCTCTGTTGCAGCTCTTGGGCCCGGGTACGTAATCTGAAATATTACGTTTACAATCCAACCACCAAGAACTTTTCCACGCTTCCAAATTTGGAACCGAGAACAGGGATTTCGAATCAAATTCGTGGGATGAGCTTGGCTTTTGATCCTACAAAGTCTCCTCATTACACAGTTGTCTGCATCCGAGGATTCGAAACCGATGAATACCGATACCAAATCGAAAGTTACTCATCCAACACAGGTCCTTGGAGAATATGCAGCGAACCCTTCACGGCAGAGGCCAATTTCGAAAATGGTGTCTATTTCAATGGCGCAATTCATTGGATCAATACGGGGATAGGAGATTCTTTATATTTCGATATTGAGAATCAGGCATTGGAGACAATGCAGATGCCGCCAATCCCGCACGGCTGGGACTGGAGAGACAATTTTTACTTCGGAGAATCTTGTGGGCACTTGTATTACATGGATATTCGTGGGTCGAATATTGGGTTCGACGTGTACGAGATGAAGAAGGATCACTCTGAGTGGTTTGTTAAGTACCAGGTCGATCTTGCACCAGTTGTTGCTGTTTATCCGGGGATGATCAGGGATGGATATGATCCTACGGACTGGTGTTACTACGCTTTCTCGATATTTTCGCTTGTTGCGGATGAGGAAGGGGGCAATTCGTTCTTGGTTTTGCAGATTCCGGGGAAAGTTTTAAGGTTCAATCTTGATTCCAAGACTTTTGAAATGTTGCATGAGTTCGAGGGTGCTGAGGTTGAAGATTGCTTGAGGTTTTCTGGTACAAATGGATTTCAATACATGGAATCTCTATGTTGTGTTTAG